Genomic segment of Alistipes sp. ZOR0009:
ATATAGATCAAACTAGACAATATATGAACCAAACTAGGTAATATATGGATCAAAGTAGACAATATATGAAGCAAATACGATAATATATGAGACAAATACGATAATATATGAAGCAAATATTATAATATATGAACCAAACTAGGTAATATATGAAGCAAACTAGACCATATATGCCCCCTTCACTACCAAATATAATACAGCAAAAACCTTTTACCAAACGACGACAAAGCACTATATTTCAAGATGTTTTAAGTGTATAAGAAACAGCAATTGCACCGAACGGATTTAGAAGCAGGTGTAACCATAAAAGGAAAGAACCCTACTACCTTGATAAGGAGTAGGTGCCACAGAGCCCTTACCCATCGCTACCTAAGCAGGACCCCTTAGCCAGAAATGCCGTTAGGTGCAGCTATCGTGTAAGGGATGGCCTCCATTACCTGCTAGCTGCAGGGCGGTAGTAGCCGCTGCAGCAAAAAGCGACCACCACGCCAGCGGGAAGTAAAAATATCAAAGGGAGCCGAACCTGAAAGGCAGCAACGGACAGTAGGAAAAAGTATGGGAGCCCGCCTTAAAAAGCAGCAGCAGCCAAAGTGCTGCCACACATAGCGACGCTACCCTGCCTATACCATAAGCCAAGGGGCTAAACGGAACGGATATCCCCTTTCACCAAAAAAGTAAGGCTACCCGTTGGGTAGCCTTACTTTTTATAATTGCGTTTAAGATATCTTACTATGCGTCAATAAGAGCTGCATATTGCTCTGCAGAAAGAAGCTCTTCTAGCTCGGCAGGGTTAGCAACCTTAACCTTAATCATCCAGCCTGCTCCGTATGGATCCTTATTGATGCTGTCTGGTTGGTCAGCAAGACCACCATTAACTTCAATAACTTCACCAGCAAGAGGCATAAATGCGTCAGATACTGTCTTAACCGCTTCGATGGTACCAAAAACTTCCTCTTTTTCAAGAGTTTCGCCTTCTGTTTCGATCTCAACGAAAACGATATCTCCTAGCTGACCTTGAGCAAAATCGGTAATACCGATAGTTACAACGTCGCCATCTACAAG
This window contains:
- the gcvH gene encoding glycine cleavage system protein GcvH, yielding MNIPSNLKYTKDHEWVLVDGDVVTIGITDFAQGQLGDIVFVEIETEGETLEKEEVFGTIEAVKTVSDAFMPLAGEVIEVNGGLADQPDSINKDPYGAGWMIKVKVANPAELEELLSAEQYAALIDA